One segment of Brassica napus cultivar Da-Ae chromosome C3, Da-Ae, whole genome shotgun sequence DNA contains the following:
- the LOC125583050 gene encoding uncharacterized protein LOC125583050: protein MDPLFVNSPGFVHSPGFVNLSASQNTQTIDVESSEFPSFSSQGSVGPKPLERRKWTPKEDLVLISAWLNTSKDPIVGNEQKAGAFWKRIQNYVNASPQLNGFPPREYSQCKQRWGRVNDLVGKFVGSFEAALKNQASGQNENDVEDGAKDKGKECADKRKEQAEVVVDDEEARPPGVKASKAAKRRKHGNEAAFDQINNILAVKNDISKKKILSRLLAKTEETLSDIEVTGCKSQVAGHGLHYVLSVLCLVAQFVSRESVAFSF, encoded by the exons atggATCCTCTCTTCGTTAACTCTCCCGGGTTTGTCCACTCTCCCGGGTTTGTTAACCTCTCAGCTTCACAGAACACTCAAACAATAGACGTAGAGTCTTCTGAGTTCCCTAGCTTTAGTAGTCAGGGCTCTGTAGGTCCTAAGCCGCTGGAAAGGCGCAAGTGGACACCAAAAGAAGACTTGGTGCTGATcagtgcttggttgaacacCAGCAAGGATCCGATAGTCGGTAATGAGCAGAAGGCAGGGGCGTTTTGGAAGAGAATACAGAACTACGTTAACGCAAGCCCTCAGCTCAATGGCTTTCCTCCTAGAGAGTATAGTcagtgtaagcagaggtggggaagAGTGAACGACTTGGTGGGGAAGTTTGTGGGATCCTTTGAGGCCgctttgaagaaccaagctaGTGGCCAAAACGAGAATGATGTAGAAG ATGGTGCAAAGGACAAAGGGAAGGAATGTGCGGACAAGAGGAAGGAACAAGCGGAGGTGGTGGTCGACGATGAAGAGGCTCGGCCTCCTGGTGTTAAGGCTAGCAAAGCAGCCAAACGGAGGAAGCACGGGAATGAAGCAGCTTTTGATCAAATAAACAACATCCTAGCTGTGAAAAATGACATATCGAAAAAGAAAATCCTTAGCCGTCTCCTAGCCAAAACAGAAGAGACACTATCTGATATTGAA gtcacgggttgcAAGTCACAAGTGGCAGGTCACGGGTTGCATTATGTTCTGTCTGTTTTATGTCTAGTTGCTCAGTTTGTTTCACGGGAAAGTGTAGCATTTTCCTTCTGA
- the LOC125583051 gene encoding uncharacterized protein LOC125583051 produces the protein MSSSSNDEVDEILNEAFEEIVDQHVDNFIDSIINVQANNRTRRAYIERDREQGHNQLWDDYFSDHPTYSADMFRRRFRMNKPLFLRIVDRLSNEVPYFQQRRNAHGRYGLSALQKCTAAMRILAYGQSGDTYDEYLRLGESTSRLCLENFTNGIIQLFGDEYLRSPTPEDLQRLLDLGEARGFPSMIGSIDCMHWEWKNCPTTWKGQYTRGSGKPTIVLEAVASHDL, from the coding sequence ATGTCTTCCTCGTCAAATGATGAAGTAGATGAAATTCTAAATGAAGCTTTTGAAGAAATTGTGGATCAACATGTTGATAATTTCATCGACTCAATTATTAATGTTCAAGCCAACAACCGGACAAgacgagcttatatcgaaagagatCGAGAGCAAGGACATAATCAGCTTTGGGACGACTATTTTAGTGATCATCCTACATATTCAGCAGACATGTTTAGGCggcgttttcgaatgaacaagccattgttccttcgcattgtcgatCGCCTAAGTAATGAAGTTCCATactttcagcaaagaagaaaTGCTCACGGAAGGTACGGGCTATCTGCACTTCAAAAATGTACAGCAGCTATGCGTATACTGGCATATGGTCAATCGGGAGATACgtatgacgaatatctccgacttggtgagagTACATCACGTTtatgtttggaaaatttcaCTAATGGAATAATACAattgtttggagatgagtatctaagaAGCCCTACACCGgaggatcttcaacgattaCTCGATCTTGGAGAGGCACGCGGGTTTCCAAGTATGATAGGCTcgatcgactgtatgcattgggagtggaaaaactgcccaacgACTTGGAAAGGCCAGTACACACGTGGTTCAGGgaagccgacaattgtcttagaagctGTGGCATCACATGATCTTTAG